Proteins from a single region of Bos javanicus breed banteng chromosome 7, ARS-OSU_banteng_1.0, whole genome shotgun sequence:
- the ZNF653 gene encoding zinc finger protein 653 isoform X3: MPSSPPTSSRWSAASVAAATGRRRNVNCLKNVVIWYEDHKHRCPYEPHLAELDPTFGLYTTAVWQCEAGHRYFQDLHSPLKPLSDSDPESDKDGDRTESNCWTGWCPGGGRCLTRPARPICWVGNGLVAGSSDSSSSGSGSDSEEPPEGQPTKATVATAAVTPTSPAGSSGLITQEGMHIPFDVHHVESLAEQGNPLCPNPASSGPEALETVVCVPVPVQVGPGPGTLFENVPQEALGEVVASCPMPGMVPGSQVIIIAGPGYDALTAEGIHLNMAAGSSAPGGGLGDEVPCAMMEGVAAYTQTEPEGGPPSTMDPAAMTGIETKKEKEDLCVLKKEEKEELVAPEMAELAATVPESAEPDAEADGEELEGSDMSAIIYEIPKEPEKRRRSKRSRVMDADGLLEMFHCPYEGCSQVYVALSSFQNHVNLVHRKGKTKVCPHPGCGKKFYLSNHLRRHMIIHSGVREFTCETCGKSFKRKNHLEVHRRTHTGETPLQCEICGYQCRQRASLNWHMKKHTAEVQYNFTCERCGKRFEKLDSVKFHTLKSHPDHKPA, translated from the exons GGCGGCGACGCAATGTGAACTGCCTGAAGAATGTGGTGATCTGGTATGAGGACCACAAGCACCGCTGCCCCTACGAGCCACACCTGGCTGAGCTGGACCCCACCTTCGGCCTGTACACCACGGCTGTGTGGCAGTGTGAAGCCGGGCACCGCTACTTCCAAGACCTGCACTCCCCCCTGAAGCCGCTCAGTGACTCGGACCCTGAGAGTGACAAAG ATGGTGACAGAACTGAATCCAATTGTTGGACTGGCTGGTGTCCAGGAGGAGGGCGGTGTTTAACGCGGCCAGCCCGACCAATATGCTGGG TGGGCAATGGCCTGGTGGCCGGCAGCTCTGACTCGTCCAGTTCCGGCTCTGGCTCTGACTCCGAGGAGCCCCCCGAGGGCCAGCCAACCAAGGCGACAGTGGCCACGGCGGCAGTCACGCCCACCAGCCCAGCGGGCAGCAGTGGGCTCATCACACAGGAGGGCATGCACATCCCCTTCGACGTCCACCACGTGGAGAGCCTGGCTGAGCAGGGCAACCCGCTATGCCCCAACCCGGCCAGCAGCGGGCCAGAGGCCCTGGAGACAGTGGTGTGCGTGCCCGTGCCCGTACAAGTGGGCCCGGGCCCTGGCACCCTCTTTGAGAACGTGCCCCAGGAGGCACTGGGCGAGGTGGTGGCCAGCTGTCCCATGCCAGGCATGGTGCCCGGGTCGCAGGTGATCATCATCGCTGGCCCCGGCTATGATGCCCTCACGGCCGAGGGCATCCACCTCAACATGGCAGCTGGCAGCAGTGCCCCCGGAGGGGGCCTGGGCGATGAGGTGCCCTGTGCCATGATGGAGGGCGTGGCTGCCTACACACAGACAGAGCCGGAGGGTGGCCCGCCCAGTACCATGGACCCTGCTGCCATGACAGGCATTGAGACCAAGAAAG AGAAGGAGGACCTGTGCGTgctcaagaaggaggagaaggaggagctgGTGGCCCCCGAGATGGCCGAGCTGGCTGCGACGGTGCCTGAGAGCGCCGAGCCTGACGCTGAGGCTGACGGGGAGGAGCTAGAGGGCAGCGACATGTCCGCCATCATCTACGAGATCCCCAAGGAGCCTGAGAA GAGGCGGCGGAGCAAGAGGTCGCGGGTGATGGATGCCGATGGCCTGCTGGAGATGTTCCACTGCCCCTACGAGGGCTGCAGCCAGGTCTATGTAGCCCTCAGCAGCTTCCAG AACCACGTCAACCTCGTGCATCGGAAAGGGAAGACCAAAGTGTGCCCTCATCCTGGCTGCGGCAAGAAGTTCTATTTATCCAACCACCTGCGGCGGCACATGATCATTCACTCAG GTGTCCGTGAATTCACCTGCGAAACCTGCGGCAAGTCCTTTAAGAGGAAGAACCACCTGGAGGTACACCGGCGCACGCACACAGGCGAGACGCCTCTGCA GTGCGAGATCTGTGGCTACCAGTGCCGACAGCGGGCATCGCTCAACTGGCACATGAAGAAGCACACGGCCGAGGTGCAGTACAACTTCACGTGCGAGCGCTGCGGGAAGCGCTTCGAGAAGCTGGACAGCGTCAAGTTCCACACGCTCAAAAGCCACCCGGACCACAAGCCCGCCTGA